A single genomic interval of Ovis aries strain OAR_USU_Benz2616 breed Rambouillet chromosome 9, ARS-UI_Ramb_v3.0, whole genome shotgun sequence harbors:
- the SNAI2 gene encoding zinc finger protein SNAI2 encodes MPRSFLVKKHFNASKKPNYSELDTHTVIISPCLYEGYPVPVIPQPEVLRSGAYSPIAVWTTASPFHAPLPAGLSPLSGYPASLGRVSPPPPSDTSSKDHSGSESPISDEEERLQSKLSDPHAIEAEKFQCNLCNKTYSTFSGLGKHRQLHCDAQSRKSFSCKYCDKEYVSLGALKMHIRTHTLPCVCKICGKAFSRPWLLQGHIRTHTGEKPFSCSHCSRAFADRSNLRAHLQTHSDVKKYQCKSCSKTFSRMSLLHKHEESGCCAAH; translated from the exons ATGCCGCGCTCCTTCCTGGTCAAGAAGCATTTCAACGCCTCCAAGAAGCCCAACTACAGCGagctggacacacacacag TGATTATCTCCCCGTGTCTCTACGAGGGCTACCCGGTGCCTGTCATCCCGCAGCCGGAGGTCCTCAGGTCGGGAGCCTACAGCCCGATCGCCGTGTGGACCACCGCCTCTCCCTTCCACGCCCCGCTGCCCGCCGGCCTATCCCCTCTGTCCGGATACCCCGCATCCTTGGGGCGCGTGAGTCCCCCTCCTCCGTCCGACACCTCATCCAAGGACCACAGCGGCTCCGAGAGCCCCATTAGCGACGAAGAagaaaggctacagtccaagctTTCAGACCCCCACGCCATCGAAGCTGAAAAGTTTCAGTGCAATTTATGCAATAAAACCTATTCGACCTTCTCAGGGCTGGGCAAACACAGGCAGCTGCACTGTGACGCCCAGTCCAGGAAATCCTTCAGCTGTAAGTACTGTGACAAGGAATACGTGAGCCTGGGCGCCCTCAAGATGCACATTCGGACGCACACCTTACCTTGTGTCTGCAAGATCTGCGGCAAGGCGTTCTCCAGACCCTGGTTACTGCAAGGACACATCAGAACTCACACTG GGGAGAAGCCTTTTTCCTGCTCTCACTGCAGCAGGGCCTTCGCAGACAGGTCCAATCTGAGGGCTCACCTGCAGACGCACTCGGACGTCAAGAAATACCAGTGCAAGAGTTGCTCCAAAACCTTCTCGCGGATGTCCCTCCTGCACAAGCACGAGGAGTCTGGCTGCTGTGCGGCGCACTAG